AAGAAATGCTTAACGGTTTACGAAAAAGAGATGTCATCATTAACTCGAGCGTAGAGTTGATGAAAGAACTCAAACAGGTAGCCACACAATTGAGACACTATGATATCTGGAGTTATCGAGAATCTTTAGAAATCCATGACCCTGATAGTGGAGGTTATACCTTTAGATCAGATTTATCTGTTGATAATCTCGATGAGTTAGATATAGAACAACAGGAAATTTTAGATTTCTTGCATGAGCAACTTAGCATAGCTTTGACCAATGCGATAGACGAAGAAATATGCGATCGCATTACTAGCTTGGAAAAAAGCAAAAAATATGCTGCCTTTGCTCAACAATTTCTTCCTGGTTTGCACCTCTATTATGGTCAGAGTTTATCTCTTAAGGATATTGCTCCTAAGTTGGGAATGACGAGTTGGGACCAAGCCAGAAGAGTATTGAATCCAGGAGATCTGCTCAGTAAGATACGCACTTTAACAGTTCAACAACTTCTTGACAGCATTTTAAAGAAGGCTCTTGAGAAGGGTTTGACCAAAATGCCTCCTGAACCAGACTATCTCAAAACATTGGCTGAGTATATAGAAGCTTTTGCTGATGACGAAATCTTTCGAGAAGCAGCAGAAGAAATCAGAGTGGGGAAGAGCCGTTCGATGAATAGCTTGTATGCTCAACAACTACGCGAATACATAAGACAGCAATAGAACGTACATACAGATCCCTTATTGCCTCTTTTCCAAGGGGACAAAGGGGGACTGAGAGCTAAACACATATAAGGTATAAGGAGTAAAATAATGCTTAATTCCTCAGTGAATTCAACTGATATAAGGCTTCTGCTCTCAGAAGCTATTTGGCTAGAACCAGAAGATTTTGACCAGGCAAGAAATATTAGCCAACGGGTGACTGGTGAAGCACAACAGTGGCAAACCTATCTAAATACACTGGCAATACTTGGCTGTGAAAAATGGCTAAGTACACGTATGCCAAAGCAACCAATCCATCGAGATACGAATATTATTAAAACTAGTTGTCATCTCAAAGTAGGTGAATTTAAGATTTGTCCAATTGCCACAGAGCACCTGCTAGATGAAGTGGTAAATATCCCAAGAGATGCTATTGAACAACCAGATTTGGCAGCTCATTTCTATGTTGTGGTTGAGGTCTTAGAAGAGGAAGAACAAGTTATTCTTCGAGGCTTGCTACGTTACGACCAACTTCTTGATTCTCACAGTCAAGTCAATTTACAAACGTTACGTGATGGTTATTATCAGCTACCGCTGTCTTTATTTGATGCAGAACTCAATCACCTGTTGTTCTATCATCATTTCTCAGAACCCTCAGCTATCCCTTTACCTGTAGCTTCAATCGAGTCTTCGACTGTTTCACTCCAGACATCTTTGCACAAGACCAAAACCAAGTTGAGTCAATGGTTAGAGGGAGTCTTTGAAGAAGGCTGGCAGACTATTGACACCTTGATCAATCCACAAGCCAATTTAGCTTTAAGTACCAGGATTACACACAAAGGTCCTAAGAAAGCCAAACTCATTGACTTGGGAGTGCAACTAGGTCATCAAAATGTAGCGCTCCTGGTAAATATCACACAGGAATCTGAGGATAAATTGGCTGTTTTGATCCAGTTACATCCTACAGCCGGAGAAAGATATTTGCCGTCTCAGTTGAAATTGACTTTACTATCTAAAGCCGGGAAAACTCTTCAGCAAGTCGCTTCAAGATCTCAAGATAACTACATTCAACTGAAACCTTTCAAGGGGGAATCAGGAAAACGCTTCAGTGTTGAATTAAGTTTAGGAGAGACTCTCAAGGTGAAAGAAGATTTTGAGTTGTAGCTGAGGGGAAAGAGCGTGGCGAGAAAAAAGCCTGTATTTTTCCGTATTCTAAAATCCATTTTTCCCTCTAAGTACTCAGGTAGGGATTGGAAAGGTCAACCCTTACTGGCGCTAATAGCTGTGTTTCTGTGCGTGATCATATCACCCGTATTGGCACAAGCTCCCCCTGTCAATTTTGCTGCACAAGACTCCACAATTCGCCAGGATCAGACGCAATACCTTGTGCAACAGGGTAAAAAACTTTATGAGGCTGGACAGTTCACCCTTGCAGTTAAATTTTTGCAACAGGCTTCTGCTGCTTTTAGAACTCAAGGAGATAGCTTGTGGGAAGCTATGACGTTGAGTAATCTCTCGTTAGCTCTTCAGCATTTGGGTTTATGGAACCGAGCAGAAAAAGCGATCGCTCAAAGTCTCAGTTTATTAAATGATATGAATAATTCTCAAGAGCGTTCTAAAATTCTGGCACAAGCCCTAGATGTGCGAGGACGCTTACAATTGTCGCAGGGACAAGGCGAGACAGCACTCATCACTTGGCAACAAGCTGCTGACATTTATCAACAAATAAAAGAAAGTGCTGCATTAACCCGTAACCGCATTAACTCGGCTCAAGCTCTGCAAGTTTTGGGGCGATACCGTCAGGCAAAGAAGATATTAACTGAGGTTTTACAAACCCTCAAAAACCAACCAGATTCACCTATGAAAGCCTCAGGGTTACTAAGCCTTGGCAATATTCTACAAGTTGTCGGTGATTTAAAGGAATCCCAATATGTGTTGGAGCAAAGTTTAGCACTTGCAAAAGCCTTGTCATTCCATCAATTTGTTGGTGCAATTCTCTTCAGCCTTGGCACCACAACCCACGCCCAGCAAGATACGAAAACTGCGCTACATTACTACCAGCAGGCTGCAACTGCATCTGTTGAACCAATCACGCGTACTCAGGCACAGCTTAATCAACTGAGCCTACTTATACAGATAAAGCAATTTGCAGATGCATTGGTACTGTCGTCCCAAATCGAGTCGGAAATCAACAACTTGCCCCCAAGCCGGATGACAGTTGATGCCAAAATTAACTTTGCTGAAAGTTTGATGAAACTGGCAGATGGAAAAGGGGAAGATAAAGCAACATCTCCCTCTCTGTTGGGACGCTCTGCCCAAATATTAGCTATCGCAGTCCAGCAGGCGCAAAGCTTGCTTGACAAGCGAGCAGAATCTTATGCCCTTGGTACTCTAGGTAATCTGTATGAAATCAATCAGCAGTTCACTGATGCCCAAAAGGTGACTGAGAGAAGTTTGTTTATAGCTAAAAGTATTCATGCATCGGACATCGTTTATCAATGGCAATGGCAACTAGGGCGTATACGCAAGCTACAGGGAGATATAAAAGGAGCAATCGCCTACTATTTTGAAGCATTCTACACTCTCCAGTCTCTACGTAGTGATTTAGTTGCTGTCAATCCAGACATTCAGTTTTCCTTCCGGGAAAGTGTAGAACCCGTGTATCGGGAGTTAGTGGCATTGCTGTTGCAAACAGAGAACGGGGAACAGAGCACACAGGGGGGAGTAAAAGGATTCAATGTCCAATACCCAGAAAGTCAAAAGAATTTACGGCAAGCTCGTTTGGTGATGGAATCTCTGCAATTAGCAGAACTGGACAACTTCTTTCGTTCAGCTTGTTTAACTCCCAAGCAGGAACTTGACCCAGTGATTGATAAAAAAGACCAACAAGCAGCTGTTCTCTATCCAATTATTTTGCCAGACCGTCTAGATGTTATTCTCAAGTTGCCTAACCAGAAGTTGCGCCACTACAAAACTTTAATAACCCAAGATCAAGTAGAACGTGTTGTCGAAGAACTGAGAGGATATTTACGGGATGTAACCCGGACTTCTCAGGTCAAGCAGCTGTCGCAACAGATATACGATTGGTTAATCCGACCTGCTGAAGCAGAGTTAAGCACAAGTGGCATCAAAACTCTAGTTTTTGTACTAGATGGAGAGTTGCGAAATATACCAATGGCAATTCTCTATGACAAACAACAGCAGAAATATTTGGTCGAAAAGTATGCGATCGCCGTAAGCCCTGGTATGCAACTCCTTGATCCCAAACCGTTGCAACAGGTCAAGTTAAACACTTTAGCTGCTGGAGTCGCGGCAGAACGAGTTATTGAAGACCGAGAGTTTCCTCCGCTTGAGCACGTACCACGGGAATTGCAACAAATCCAGTCAGAAGTCCCCAAAAGTGAAAAACTTTTAAATCACCAGTTCACCGAAAACAACCTGCAAAACAAGTTGGGATCTGCTCCCTTCTCAGTGGTTCACCTAGCAACTCACGGTGAGTTTAGTTCCGACCCAGAAAAAACCTTTATTCTGACTTGGGATAAACTACTGAAGGTGAAGGAATTTAATAATTTACTGCGAGTCAGTGATACCAATAGGTCTAGAAGTATTGAATTACTCGTCCTAAGTGCCTGCAAAACAGCTCTTGGAGACAAGCGAGCCGCCTTGGGACTTGCTGGGGTTGCAGTGCAGGCTGGCGCACGCAGTACACTGGCAACATTGTGGTCAGTGGATGATGAGTCTACTGCCAATTTGATGAGTAAGTTCTACCAACAGTTAAACGCTGGAGTGAATAAAGCCGAAGCACTCCAGCGTGCCCAACTAGCTATTTTTGCTCAGGAGAAAAGTCCATATTTTTGGGCACCTTTTGTGTTAGTAGGGAATTGGCTCTAGAAGGAGAAATCAGGTTTTTTTGAGAAACCGGATTTCTGAGAGTATCAATTTTGCAAATGATAATGTTGCACAATGGGCGCTTGGGCAAGTTCTCCCAAGCCAACAGCTTTAAACAAGCTCATCCAATCTTCAGCGAACACACTAAGCTCCGAATGAGTGCCGCGCAGTTCAGCTAGATTTGTTATGGCATCGTACCAAAGATTATGGGCAGCATAGACGGTGTATTCCCGTGATTTTTTACTATTTAACTGTTGCCGAAGGTCAGGAGTTAGCGCTACCCGTTGCAGCCATGCATCAACAAAAAAATATTCGGGTTGAGTTTGTGGGTCACTACAGTAAACTCGGAAGAACCAGTGATACTTCAAGTCTTGCTTGAGAGCGTATTGTGAACTTGATGGTAAGCTAATACTTATGGCACCGGGCTTCCCTGATAATGTGAGAGATTTTCGGTAGGCATCATTACCTTGTTCATCCTGCAATACAAATTCTCCTGAACGCACGTTGCTGGGTAAATCAGGAACATAAACCCAAAAGGTTGGATACTCAGCAACTGTTAATCCCAAAAAAGATTTATTGTTATTTTCCTCACCAGGGACTAAAGCTGTTATGGGGGTTTTCAGGTGTGGACATCCAGAACGACGGCTTGTCCCTCCTCGACGGCGACCAGTGGGAGCGCCGTTATCAGGAAATTTTCGGACAAAAAGGTTTGGTGTGTTAGTGACTCTGTTACGGAATGATTGCGCTGCGTTTGCTTGTACTTCTAGTGGGTAACTCACAAGCCCAGTAACCAACAAAGGAAGAGCGCAAGCTAGTTTATGGTGTCTTTGAGGCAACTTATTTTTGCTCATATTTGAGAGATCCTGCGTTTTTTGCTATTGCTTGTATGAGAGCACGGTTGTATCTTCAATACAATCGCACATGACACCAATGCCAATGATGAGGGAACCAGCGGAATCCACCCTGCTTGGGTAAATAGACCAAAGCAGATACTAAAAAGTGTCAAAAGCGCCATTACAATAGCTAATCCTATATGGAGTGGCTGTATAATCCGCCAAGCTATAATACCTCCCAGCAATGACCAACCCCATACCCACAGTGCTTCCATCCATCCAGACCACCACCACATCAGAGGTCTACCATCCAAAACAGCACTTAGAATATGGCTCACCATCTGCGCCTGTACAAACACGCCTGGGATTTGCTTTTCTGTATCTGGTGCTGTTGCAGTATATGGAGTTTCCCAATCATCAGGAGAACTGGTGGCGGTAACGCCAATCAGGACGATTCGATTCTTCACCAACTTCTGCAATAACTCAGGAATAATCTCGTCATTGAGAACCTCCTTGAGAGAGACTTTCTGGGCAATATTGAGAAGAGAGGGCACTGAACGATAATTGAGTAGGATTTGATATCCTGCTGCATCCACTCTTTGGTAGCCACTTGAATGGGGTTGTAAGGGCTTAAAAACAGTCTTGCCAATTTGCAAGTTTTTTTCTGGATTAATATCCCATTTTATACCTTGTGTATTTAGGTAGTGCTGTGCCAGCTGAAAGCTCAAAGCATATTCTGCTACACAAGGAGATTCCAAAGGAGGGGTTAATTGCACAAGTTGGCGACGAACAACTCTATCTGCATCCGCCACAAAATCACTAAAACTTAGGCGTTCTTTTGAGACTTCAGAAGGGGGGGAAACACCATCAGGTGCGCCATCATTGGGAGCAGAAACTTTGCACACTGTAAATATATGCTGGTTCTGCTGCATACGAGTGGCTAACTCTAGATGGTTGGGATCAACGGGGAAATCACGATAAATATCTATACCAATAGTTGTTGGTTGGTACTGCTCCAATTTTTGCAAGAGTTGATTAAGTGCTTGGTCTGATAACGACCAACGCATATTCATCTTTTTGTGGATTTGATACTGAATATCCGACTCGTTAATAGTGACTATTAATAGGCGTGGATCTGGCTTTTCATTTGCTGGTCGCAGATGCATTAAATAATCATAAGAATGCAGATCCCAAGGTTGTAGTATCCCAAAATGGCGCACTCCCATGATACTGGCAGCTACCAGTACACTTGCTAGCACTAAGGTTAAGAGACGACGGGTGGCTGTAACAGGAATGCGATGTTTAACGAACAACTTCGGCTTTGCTGTTCTGGAAAAAGTATGGCTTCCAAAGTAGCGAGATGTGGGCTGTTTGGTTATGGAAGACGCTACTAAAGAGCCTACTTTGTATACACGTTCAGTCTGACGTTCAGTATGCCAAACCATCGGCGGTTCAGCAGGATTTTGGCAAATGACGGGTAACCAAGTAGCGCAGGGATATTCTCCCTCCAATCCTTGCAGTCTTTCGCGTGCAGAACGTACCGCAGTATACAAAGACTGTCCCTGGGAAAATTCAGCTAGAAAATGCTTTAAAAATTCTTGAGCTACCACGTTCGGCACAGGCTCGCGCATGATAATGACTTGTGGAATGTGCAATTCCTGTAGCTGCTGTGCTAACCCCAAGCCATCACAAGAGTTAAAAATTGCCAACCGTAATCCACGGCTTATGGCTTGCTTGAGACCATACTTGAATTGGTCAAGGGTAATTGTGTCTTTTTGATTGAGTTGTAGGTAACCTTTTTCTTGAGTGCAACTATGACCAGCAAAAAAGAGAATATCACAACCTTGTTGCCAAAGCTGGTCATTGAATTTGCCTAGTTTCGGTTCTACTAAAAATTTAATTTCGGCATCAGTTGATAATTTCTCTAAAAAAGTCCTATCCTGACTAATATCGATTCCTTGACTATCACCAAATATTGCTAATATTCTAATTTTATTTCTTTTAGTTGTTGCATGGAATCTATACGGTTGTTGATACTCCGAGGCACTTAAAGCCACTTCCGCTTGCGGGTAATCATCAAAGAAACTCCACAGATGCCAGGGTAATCGCCGTAGTAGATAGTCATTTGTTTCAACAATGAAGCGGATTTCTTCATAAGGTTTTAAATGCGTGCGTAATTGCTGTTCAATTTTGCGAAATTCAACTGAATTAAGCCATAGATTTACCAACTTATAAATTTGCTGGGATAAATCATGAATATCTGCTTCAGAAACATTAGTGATATAAGCCTCTTCAATTTCAAAATTATCGTCAATTTCTTCAATTCCTCCAATTTTCTGTACACCAATACGTAAACATGGACGATGAGAAAAAGCTAAATAAAGTGATTGCCAGTTGCGGTAGAGTTCAGGAATTGCTGGTGAAGCTGGTAAGCTAGCAGTAAATTTCATCCGATAGGGATTATCTGCTTCCCCAATATATACTGTCACAACGGGAAAGCCTTCGTGTAGATTCCCCTGACCCAAGCTTAAAACTACCAACCTAGTCATAGGTATCTGATAAAAAGAGTGGTCAGATAATGAATATTTTGAAGTTAATTCATCGAAGTTAATTTGAAAGATATAATGTGCCTTAATAAAGACACGCATTACTAAAAATTAATTTTTAGTTTGTAAAAGATGACCTCTGTGAGTTAAATGCCACAACATTCTACAATACATTAATACATTAAACAATACTGCTATACATTAATGCATTAAACAATACTGCTATACACTCATATACTAATAAACTAAGGGCTTTATGAAAGCTGACTTTTCTCTAGCCAGCAGAAAGATTATTTTAGTTTTGAAAATCTTATATAAAGCGCAAGGACACGAAAATAATGGACGAAGCGCTAAGCCTTAGGGAGTTCCTTTCAGTCCTAACAGTGAAACATTAGCGACAGCAAGTGAAGACAAAACGGTGATTCTGGGGAATTTGAACCATATCATCAAGCTAAATAAAATATTAACCTAGAGCTGCGACTAAGTGTGTCATTATCTGGCAACTCATTCTAATGTTAGTGCAAGCATAAGCATTGCAAAGGAGCAATGCCATTGGTATAAGGCTGTCGTAATGCACTTTTTCTTTTGAGTTTACTTGCTGCGCTAGTCGTT
The sequence above is a segment of the Mastigocladopsis repens PCC 10914 genome. Coding sequences within it:
- a CDS encoding DUF1822 family protein; the encoded protein is MLNSSVNSTDIRLLLSEAIWLEPEDFDQARNISQRVTGEAQQWQTYLNTLAILGCEKWLSTRMPKQPIHRDTNIIKTSCHLKVGEFKICPIATEHLLDEVVNIPRDAIEQPDLAAHFYVVVEVLEEEEQVILRGLLRYDQLLDSHSQVNLQTLRDGYYQLPLSLFDAELNHLLFYHHFSEPSAIPLPVASIESSTVSLQTSLHKTKTKLSQWLEGVFEEGWQTIDTLINPQANLALSTRITHKGPKKAKLIDLGVQLGHQNVALLVNITQESEDKLAVLIQLHPTAGERYLPSQLKLTLLSKAGKTLQQVASRSQDNYIQLKPFKGESGKRFSVELSLGETLKVKEDFEL
- a CDS encoding CHAT domain-containing protein translates to MARKKPVFFRILKSIFPSKYSGRDWKGQPLLALIAVFLCVIISPVLAQAPPVNFAAQDSTIRQDQTQYLVQQGKKLYEAGQFTLAVKFLQQASAAFRTQGDSLWEAMTLSNLSLALQHLGLWNRAEKAIAQSLSLLNDMNNSQERSKILAQALDVRGRLQLSQGQGETALITWQQAADIYQQIKESAALTRNRINSAQALQVLGRYRQAKKILTEVLQTLKNQPDSPMKASGLLSLGNILQVVGDLKESQYVLEQSLALAKALSFHQFVGAILFSLGTTTHAQQDTKTALHYYQQAATASVEPITRTQAQLNQLSLLIQIKQFADALVLSSQIESEINNLPPSRMTVDAKINFAESLMKLADGKGEDKATSPSLLGRSAQILAIAVQQAQSLLDKRAESYALGTLGNLYEINQQFTDAQKVTERSLFIAKSIHASDIVYQWQWQLGRIRKLQGDIKGAIAYYFEAFYTLQSLRSDLVAVNPDIQFSFRESVEPVYRELVALLLQTENGEQSTQGGVKGFNVQYPESQKNLRQARLVMESLQLAELDNFFRSACLTPKQELDPVIDKKDQQAAVLYPIILPDRLDVILKLPNQKLRHYKTLITQDQVERVVEELRGYLRDVTRTSQVKQLSQQIYDWLIRPAEAELSTSGIKTLVFVLDGELRNIPMAILYDKQQQKYLVEKYAIAVSPGMQLLDPKPLQQVKLNTLAAGVAAERVIEDREFPPLEHVPRELQQIQSEVPKSEKLLNHQFTENNLQNKLGSAPFSVVHLATHGEFSSDPEKTFILTWDKLLKVKEFNNLLRVSDTNRSRSIELLVLSACKTALGDKRAALGLAGVAVQAGARSTLATLWSVDDESTANLMSKFYQQLNAGVNKAEALQRAQLAIFAQEKSPYFWAPFVLVGNWL
- a CDS encoding DUF928 domain-containing protein, producing the protein MSKNKLPQRHHKLACALPLLVTGLVSYPLEVQANAAQSFRNRVTNTPNLFVRKFPDNGAPTGRRRGGTSRRSGCPHLKTPITALVPGEENNNKSFLGLTVAEYPTFWVYVPDLPSNVRSGEFVLQDEQGNDAYRKSLTLSGKPGAISISLPSSSQYALKQDLKYHWFFRVYCSDPQTQPEYFFVDAWLQRVALTPDLRQQLNSKKSREYTVYAAHNLWYDAITNLAELRGTHSELSVFAEDWMSLFKAVGLGELAQAPIVQHYHLQN
- a CDS encoding CHASE2 domain-containing protein, which translates into the protein MTRLVVLSLGQGNLHEGFPVVTVYIGEADNPYRMKFTASLPASPAIPELYRNWQSLYLAFSHRPCLRIGVQKIGGIEEIDDNFEIEEAYITNVSEADIHDLSQQIYKLVNLWLNSVEFRKIEQQLRTHLKPYEEIRFIVETNDYLLRRLPWHLWSFFDDYPQAEVALSASEYQQPYRFHATTKRNKIRILAIFGDSQGIDISQDRTFLEKLSTDAEIKFLVEPKLGKFNDQLWQQGCDILFFAGHSCTQEKGYLQLNQKDTITLDQFKYGLKQAISRGLRLAIFNSCDGLGLAQQLQELHIPQVIIMREPVPNVVAQEFLKHFLAEFSQGQSLYTAVRSARERLQGLEGEYPCATWLPVICQNPAEPPMVWHTERQTERVYKVGSLVASSITKQPTSRYFGSHTFSRTAKPKLFVKHRIPVTATRRLLTLVLASVLVAASIMGVRHFGILQPWDLHSYDYLMHLRPANEKPDPRLLIVTINESDIQYQIHKKMNMRWSLSDQALNQLLQKLEQYQPTTIGIDIYRDFPVDPNHLELATRMQQNQHIFTVCKVSAPNDGAPDGVSPPSEVSKERLSFSDFVADADRVVRRQLVQLTPPLESPCVAEYALSFQLAQHYLNTQGIKWDINPEKNLQIGKTVFKPLQPHSSGYQRVDAAGYQILLNYRSVPSLLNIAQKVSLKEVLNDEIIPELLQKLVKNRIVLIGVTATSSPDDWETPYTATAPDTEKQIPGVFVQAQMVSHILSAVLDGRPLMWWWSGWMEALWVWGWSLLGGIIAWRIIQPLHIGLAIVMALLTLFSICFGLFTQAGWIPLVPSSLALVSCAIVLKIQPCSHTSNSKKRRISQI